GCTGAAATCCTGTTCGATCAGCGTGCGCTCGACGGCGACGGTCGACCAGCGCTCGTCCCACAACAGGGTCGGCAAGCCCATGTCGTCGAGGTTGCGGGCGAAGGCGCGAGTCGATTGGGTGCGCGGGCTATCGGTGCCGTCGAGGTTGAGCGGCAGCCCGACCACCAGCCCCTTCACCTGCTGCTTCGCGATCAGCTCGGCGAGGGTGGCCTTGTCCTTGGTGAACTTGCTGCGGCGAACCAATGTGGCGGGGGAGGCGAAGCTCCAGCCGGCATCGCACAGCGCCGTGCCGATCGTCTTGGTGCCCACGTCGAGCCCGAGCAGGCGCCCGCCGGCAGGGAGCGCGGCGCGGAAATCGGGAGTGGCGGTGGTGATCACTGCTTGTACGCCGCCAGCCGGCGCTCGGCGTCCCGGCGGACGTTCGCCCAGAACAGGCTGTAGTCGAAGACGTGATAGTTGTTGCCGGGCAGGACATACTGGCCGAAATCGGGCGGATCGTTGCCGATCGTCAGGAAGCCGCGGCCTTCGCAATGTGCGGGGACGCGGCCGGTGACCATCTGCGCCGACTGGAAATTCACGTCGGGGATCAGCGTGCCGAGATTGGCCAGCGCAGGCGCCGAATCGTCGGGCTTGCCGGAGATCGGGTTGGTGCAGACCATCGGCGTGCCGGCCCGCGGCTGGCCGGTGAAGCCGGTGGTGGCGTCGAACGTATCGACGATCAGCGCCGGATCGGCGGGTTCGGAAAAGCTTTGCCACGAAAGGATGCAGCCGGCCTGGTCGGGCGCGGTGCAGACGGGCAGGCCCATCTTCGGCAGATCGGCGGTGACCGAGACCGGCCAGCCGACGACATAGGCAGCGACGATGCGCTTCGCGATGGGCTTGCCCGCGACGCGATCGACGAGCAGGCGCGACAGATGCAGCGCGCCCTGGCTGTGTCCGGCGAGGAAGATCGGGCGGTCGCCGGCTTGCGCGACGAACGCGTCGAAGGCGGCAAGGACATCGCGATAGGCGAAGTCGAGCGCCTGCTGCGCGCTGGCCTTGCTGGTCAGGAACGCGCCGAAGGTCGCCTGGCGGTAGCGCGGCGCCCAGATCTCGCCGACCGAATTGAACGCGCTGGCCTGGCCGCGCAGGAATAGCGCCGCGCGGGTGTTGGCATCTTCATTGTCGAGCGGGGCGTTCCAGCTGTGCGTATCGAGGAACGACGTCGGGTGGATGAAGAACACCGCGGCCCGGGGTTTCTCGGCCGCCTTGAAGCCCGCGGGTGTCCATAGCGCGGGGTTGCCCGGCTTGTCGGGCCGCGCGATCCACATGTCGGCGCGGGCATAGGCGGCGCGATCGGGCGGCGGCAGCGCCACCACCTCGCCGCCAGGGACCATGAACTGGCGCATCAGCTGCACGCCATAGAAGCGATAGGCAAAGGCAGCGGCGAGCGCGAGCACGATCAGGACGGCGATCAGGTAGAGGAACTTCCGGGCCAAGCGCACTCTCCGTTGTGCGATACAGCATAAGCCGGCGGCGATGCTATCGCCTTCCCGTGGCGCACGCTTGTAGCGGATGCAACTGCGTTGACGCCGGAGGTTGGTGCGGAGATGCTGCCGTCCGACAATCAGGGGGAAGCATGGATACTTCGCAGGACGCCGCGCCGCGGGACGCCGCACGGGAAACGCCGGATTGGCTGGCGCGCCCGCTGATCCTCGGCGCGATCGGGCTCGCGGCGGGGCTGCTGGTGCATCTCATCCTCGGCAATGGCTATGGCGGCAATCTTTCGACGCTGGAGGCCGCGGCGCTGACCGGAATCACGCTGGCGGCGGGGCTGATCGGCTTCACGCTGGAGCGGCGGCTGTGGTGGGCATCGCTGATCTTCTCGCTGGTGCTCGCGCTGGTCGGCGCGCTCGTCGTCGCGTGGAACGGCTCGCCGGAGGATTGGAGCGTCGGCGAAGGCTGGCGGACGGTGAGCCTGTTGCTCGCGGTGGCGATCGCGGCGCCCTTGTTCCAGGCCGCGCGCGACGAGGGTGCGCGGCGCTTCCCGTACGAATCGGTGCACGACCATGCCTGGACCAATGTCGTGCTGTGGGTGGCATGCTGGGTGTTCGTGGCGATCGTCTTCGCGCTGGCCTGGCTGCTCGCCATGCTGTTCGACCTGATCAAGCTCGATTTCCTCAAGGAGCTGCTCGAGAAGAACTGGTTCTGGCGCGCGCTGATCGGGCTCGCCTTCGGCGCGGCTTTGGGGCTGCTGCGCGAGCATGACGGGGTGGTGAGGCTGCTCCAGCGCGTGGTGGCGATGGTGCTGGCAGTGCTCGCGCCGGTGCTCGCAGTCGGGTTGGTGCTGTTCGTGCTGGCGCTGCCTTTTACCGGGCTGAATGCGCTGTGGGACGCGACCAAATCGACTACGCCGATCCTGCTGTGCTGCGTGGTCGGCGCGCTGATCCTCGCCAACGCCGTGATCGGCAATGCGCCGGGGCAGGAGCGGCGCTTCCCGCTGCTGCGCTATGGCGCGATGGGGCTGGCGGCGGTGATGCTGCCGCTGGCGGTGCTTGCCACGATCGCGATCTCGCTGCGCACCGGCCAATATGGCTTCACCCCCGAACGGCTCTGGGCGATCGTGTTCGTCGCGCTCGCCTGCCTGTGGGGCGCGGCTTATCTGGTGGCATTGGTACGCGGACGGCGCGATTGGGCGGCGCGGGTGCGTCCGATGAACCTCGCGCTGGCGTTCACGGTGTGCGGCGTCGCGCTGGTGCTCGCGACGCCGGTGGTGAGCTTCAACGCGATCTCGACGCGCGATCAGGTTTCGCGACTCGAATCGGGCAAGGTGACCCCCGAGCAGTTCGACTGGCGCGCGCTGGCATTCGATTTCGGCGCGCCTGGTCGCGCAGCGCTCAAGAAGCTGCAGGGTTCGGCAAATGCGGTTGTTCGGGCAAAGGCGACCGAAGTGGCGAAGGCCAAGGGGCGGTGGGACGTCGAGCAAGGCGATCAGCTCGACAAGAGCCGGCGCGAAGTCGCGGCAAACGTCCGCATGCTGCCGCAGGGTACCGTGATGCCGGAAGGGCTCCGCGACGCGATCGCGCGGCAGGGCATGTGCAGCTACAAGGCGCGCTGCAGCCTGTTGATGCGCGACTCGCATGAGGCATTCCTGCTCCAGGAAAGCTGCTATCCGAAGCCCGAGGCGGGAGAGGCATCGAGCCGTTTCTATACCTGCGGCGATGCGTCGCGCTTCGTGCTGGTCGGCGCCGAGTGGAAGCCGTCACATGCGCTGGAACGCAAGCCCGTCGATACGGGCGCGCTCCACACCGGCTATGCGGCCGGCGCAATCGAAGTTCGCACGCTTCCGCGGCGCCAGATCTTCGTCGGCGGGGTGCCGGTGGGCGAGCCGTTCGAATAGCAGCGCTTGAAGGGCAGGGGCGCGGATGCTAGCCGCGCCTTCATGTCCGTAGACACTGCAACCGTGAAGAAGGTGGCCAGCCTCGCCCGGATCGCAATCAGCGATGCCGATGCCGAGCGCCTTGCGCCAGAGCTCAACAACATCCTCGGCTGGATCGAGCAATTGGGCGAGGTCGACACTGCGAATGTCGATCCGATGACTGCGGTCATCCCCAACACGCTGCGCCTGCGCGAGGACGTGGTCACCGAAGGCGGCCAGCGCGACGCCGTCCTCCAGAACGCGCCGCAGGGCGAGCACGGCTTCTTCACCGTGCCGAAGGTGGTCGAATGAGCCCCCCCAATTCTTCGGACGTCACCGATCTCGGCATCGCGCAGCTGCGCGACGGCATCCGGCTGGGCACGTTCTCGGCGCGCGAAGTGGCCGATGCGTTCGTCGTCAAGGTGAGCAAGGCGAAGGCGCTCAACGCGTTCATCGTCGAGACCCCCGACCACGCCATCGCCGCGGCCAAGGAAGCCGATGCCGCACGCGCGGCGGGCGAGACGCTCAAGCCGCTGGCCGGCGTGCCGATCGGCATGAAGGACCTGTTCGCCACCAAGGGCGTCCAGACCACCGCGGCGAGCCACATCCTAGAAGGCTTCAAGCCCGTCTATGAATCGACGGTTTCCGGCCGGCTGTGGGGCGCCGGCGCGGGCATGCTCGGCAAGCTCAACCTCGATCAGTTCGCGATGGGCTCGTCGAACGAGACCAGCTATTTCGGCAACGTGATCTCGCCGTGGCGGCGCGGCGGCGGCGACAACGCTCCGCTCGCGCCCGGCGGCTCGTCGGGCGGCAGCTCGGCGGCGATCGCGGCGCGGCTGGTGCCCGGTGCCACCGGCACCGACACCGGCGGCTCGATCCGCCAGCCCGCGGCGTTCACCGGCATCTCGGGCATCAAGCCGACCTATGGCCGCTGCTCGCGCTGGGGCGTGGTCGCCTTCGCCTCGTCGCTCGACCAGGCTGGGCCGATGGCACGCTCTGTCCAGGACTGCGCGATCCTGCTCGAGAACATGGCCGGCTTCGATCCCAAGGATTCGACTTCGCTCGATCTGCCGGTGCCCAAATGGGAGGACAATCTCTCCGGTAGCCTCCACGGCAAGAAGATCGGCATTCCCAAGGAATATCGTGTCGACGGCATGCCCGCCGAGATCGAGGCGCTGTGGCAGCAGGGCATCGACTGGCTCAAGGATGCCGGCGCCGAGATCGTCGAAGTGTCGCTTCCGCACACCAAATACGCGCTGCCGGCCTATTACATCATCGCGCCGGCCGAAGCCTCGTCCAACCTCGCGCGCTATGACGGCGTGCGGTACGGGCTGCGCGAGCTGGCCGAGGGCCAGAACCTCCAGGACATGTATGCCGCCACCCGCGCCGCCGGCTTCGGCGACGAGGTCAAGCGCCGCATCCTGATCGGGACATACGTGCTCTCGGCGGGCTTCTACGACGCCTATTATACTCAGGCGCAGAAGGTCCGGACCTTGATCGCGCGCGATTTCGAGAATGCCTGGGCCTATTGCGACCTGCTGCTGACCCCGACCGCGCCGAGCGCAGCGTTTGCGCTGGGCGAGAAGTCGGCCGATCCGCTGGCGATGTATCTCAACGACGTGTTCACCGTGCCGAGCTCGCTTGCGGGCCTGCCGGCGATGTCGGTGCCGGGCGGGCTCGACAAGGGCGGGCTGCCGCTGGGTCTCCAGATCATCGGCAAGCCGCTCGACGAGCAGGGCGTGCTCAACGCCGGGCTGGCGATCGAGCAGCGCGCCGGGTTTACGGCACGGCCGGAGAGCTGGTGGTAATATGGGGTTGCTGATCGAGTTCGTGGTGAGCGCGATCGGCGAATTCTTCGGCTGGCTCTGCTATGATCTCTGGAAGGAGCGTAGCAAAAGAAAGTCAGCCAGGGCGCGGAAGAAAACGCGCGCAAAGCGAAACGGACTGATTGACTATGGCTGAGACAAGCTACCGCATCCAGGGTGACACCGGCGAATGGGAGGTCGTTATCGGCCTCGAAGTCCATGCCCAGGTCACCTCCAACGCCAAGCTGTTCTCCGGCGCCGCGACCGAATTCGGCGCCGAGCCCAACAGCCAGGTGTCGCTGATCGACGCGGCGATGCCGGGCATGCTGCCGACGCTCAACAAGGAGTGCGTTCGCCAGGCAGTGCGCACCGGCATGGCGATCGGCGCGGTGATCAACAAATATTCGCGGTTCGACCGGAAGAATTACTTCTACGCCGATCTTCCGCAGGGCTATCAGATCAGCCAGCTCTTCCACCCGATCGTCGGCGAGGGGCAGATCGAAGTCAGCCTCGACGAGAAGGATCCCGAGGCGTTCACCAAGACGATCGGGATCGAGCGCATCCATATCGAGCAGGACGCCGGCAAGCTGATGCACGACCAGCATCCGACGCGTTCGTACGTCGATCTCAATCGCGCCGGCGTCGCGCTGATGGAGATCGTGTCCAAGCCCGACATGCGCTCGCCTGCAGAGGCTGGCGCGTACCTTGCCAAGCTGCGCTCGATCCTGCGCTATGTCGGGTCGTGCGACGGCAATATGGACCAGGGCTCGATGCGCGCCGACGTCAACGTCTCGGTGCGCAAGCCCGGTGAGGAATTCGGCACGCGCACCGAGACCAAGAACGTCAACTCGGTCCGCTTCGTCATGCAGACGGTGGAGATCGAGGCGCGGCGCCAGGTCGAAGTGCTCGAGAGCGGCGGCAAGATCGTCCAGGAAACCCGGCTGTTCGATCCCGATCGCGGCGAGACGCGCTCGATGCGCTCGAAGGAAGACGCGCACGATTACCGCTACTTCCCCGATCCCGATCTGCTCCCGCTCGAACTCGACGACGCGTTCCTCGACGCGTGCCGGGCGAGCCTGCCCGAGCTGCCCGACGCCAAGCGCCGCCGCTATGAGAGCGAGCTGGGGCTGACCGCGTACAACGCCGCGGTGCTCACTGCCGATGCCGATGCTGCGCGCTGGTTCGAGGCGCTGGTCGCCGAGAGTGCGCGCGTCCAGAAGAAGGGCGAGCAGGAAGTCGCGCGCGCCGCGGCCAACTGGCTGATCTCGGACCTGTTCGGTGCGCTGAACCGGCTCGGCAAGGATCTGGACACCAGCCCGGTCAGCCCGGAGCAGGGCGCCGAGCTGCTCGCGCTCGCCGCCGACGGCACGCTATCGGGGCCGCTCGCCAAGCAGGTGTTCGAGATCATGCTGGAGACCGGCGACCCGGCGGGCAAGATCGTCGAGGAGCGCGGGCTCAAGCAGACTAGCGACACCGGCGCGATCGAGGCAGTGATCGCCGAGGTGCTGGCGAAGAACCCCGGCCAGCTCGAGCAATATCGCGGCGGCAAGGAAGCGCTGTTCGGCTTCTTCGTTGGCCAGACGATGAAGGCGATGGCGGGCAAGGCCAACCCCGCGGTGGTCAACGAGCTGCTCAGGAAGGCGCTGGCGGGCTGAGGGCGATACGTCTGGAGGGTTGAATGGTTCGGCGGCTCTTACTGGCTCTTGCGCTCCTGCTGCCCGTTGCGGCGCTCGCCCAGAGCGCACCGACGCCGCCTGCCAATCCGCGCGTCGCGTTCGAGACTGCCGCCGGCCGCTTCGTCGTCGAAGTCTATGCCGACAAGGCGCCGGTCAGCGCGAAGAACTTCCTGCGCTATGTCGACTCGAAGCGGCTCGACGGGATCGTCTTCTACCGCACGGTCAAGGTCGCCGATCGCTTCGGCTTCGTCCAGCTGGGCGTGCAGAATGCGCCGGCGAAGATGTACCCGCCGGTCAGGCACGAACCGACCAGCGCCACGGGCATCAAGCATCTCGACGGCACGCTCTCGATGCCGCGGCTGGCGCCCGGCACCGCGCGCGGCGAGTTCACGATCATGCTCGGCGACCAGCCGTCGTTCGATGCCGATCCCGCCAAGCCCGGCGACAATCTCGGCTATGCCGCCTTCGCCCGCGTGATCGAGGGGATGGACGTCGTCCTCAAGGTCTTCGACGCGCCAGTGTCGCCGACCAAGACGCTGCAGGGCAGCTTCAAGGGCGAGATTCCGGAGACGCCGGTCAAGGTGCTGACGGTACGGCGGGTGGCGCCCTAGCGCGGGCGCCGGACGAGGTAGAGATAGGCGGGGTCGAACTCGCCGACGCGCTGGAGTTCGGCAAGGTCGCCGATCGTCACCTTGCCGCCGCGGAATTCGACCAGCCCGCGCTCGCGCAATTCCTTGAGCACGCGATTGACGTGGACCGACGTGAGGCCGAGGCATTCGGCGAGATCGGTCTGGGTGATCGGCAGCGCGTATTCGCGCTCGGTGGATAGGCCGACGATGCCCAGACGCACCTGAAGCTCGCATAACAGGTGCGCGGTGCGTTCTAACGCACTGCGCCGGCCGAGCGAGACTTCCCATTCGCGGTGGATCGCCGCGTCGAGATTGGTCGCGAACCACAGCATCCGCGTGAGGTGCGGATGCTGCTCGGTGATCGCCTGCAGCCTTGCGTGCGGCACCTGGACCACCTTGCACGGCGTCAGCGTCATGATGTTGTGGTCGAGATATTTGAGCGTGAAGCTGTGCAGGTCGGGGAAGTCGCCGGCGACGTGGAGCGCCGTGATCTGGCGCTGGCCGTCGCTCAGATCCTTGTAGCGGCAGATCAGCCCTTCGATCAGCAGGGTGGAGTTGCTGAGCTCCTGCCCCGCCGTGACGAAGGTCTGATCGGCGCCATAATGGATCACTTCGCCGATCGCTGCGCGCAGCGCGGCTTCCTCTTCGGCGCTGATCGTGTCGCGCACGCGCAGCTTCATCAGGTGCTTTTCGATCATGCGCCCCTCCCGGACGGCCATTCGTCCGGGATCATAGCGCAGGGCCGGACGGCAAAGCGATCACAATCGAACGATGCGGCGCCTATTGCTGGGCGCGATCCTGATTCTTGACCTCGCCCGCGGTCCCGGCGACGCCGTCGGGCACGCCGGTGGGTTCCAGCGGCGAGCTGTCGGCTCCGCCGCCGGCCCCATCGGCCTCGTCTGCGCGCGATTCCACTGCCTGCTCCAGATCGGAGCGCGGATCCTTGTCGTTGGTATCGGCCATGTTTTTTCTCCTGTGTTGGTGAGCGCGGCGTCAGGCCACGGGCTGGCCCGGCGCGATGCCCGGATCGGTGCCGGGCTGGAGATCGGGGACGTCGACATCGGGGCCGGGCGGCGCATATTCGGGGGGCGGTGTGGTCGGCTGGCCGGGCTGCGGCGTGCCAGGGGTCTCGGCAGGCGCGGGCTCGGGAGCGCCGGGGATCGGGGGTTCGACGGGCATGGAAGTCTCTCCTTTTCGCATGCTCAACGCCGGGCGGCGCCAGGCGTTGCTTCGCGACTTGCTCCCGGCCCCACGACTGCTATAGAGCCCGCCGACCGGCGGTGCCCCTGCGGGCGTGGCGGAACTGGTAGACGCGCCAGATTTAGGTTCTGGTATCGAAAGGTGTGGGGGTTCGAGTCCCTTCGCCCGCACCAGGCACCGTCGCTCTTTGATCAGCGTCCCGGCGCCGCGATCTCATTCTTTTTGGAAGCTGAACTGATGCAGACTGTCGAGACGTTGAACGAGGGCCTCAAGCGCGCCTACACGCTCAAGATCACCGCCAAGGACATCGACAAGAAGGTCGATGCCGAAGTGAAGCGGGTCGCCCCGCAGGTCCGCATGCCCGGCTTCCGCCCCGGCAAGGTTCCCGCCAACCTCGTGCGCAAGATGCACGGCGAGGCGATTGCGCAGGACGCGCTCAACAATTCGATCCAGGAAGGCGTGCAGAAGCTGCTCGTCGACCACAAGCTGCGTCCCGCGATGCAGCCGTCGGTGAGCCTCGAGGGCGACTATGCCCCCGGCGGCGATGCCGAGATCAAGATCGAGCTCGAAGTGCTCCCCGACGTGCCGACGCCGTCGATCGAGGGCCTCAAGCTCGAGCGCCTGACCGTTCCGGCCGACGACGCCGCGATCGACGAGCAGCTCACCCAGCTCGCCAGCAACCAGAAGGGCTGGGACGATGCCCCGGCCAAGCACAAGGCAGCGACCGGTGACCAGGTGACGATGGACTTCGTCGGCAAGACTGCCGATGGCGTCGCCTTCGAGGGCGGCACCGGCGAGGGCATGGCAGTCGAGATCGGCTCGGGCCGCCTGATCCCGGGCTTCGAGGACCAGCTGGTCGGCGTGAAGACCGGCGACGAGAAGACGATCAACGTCACCTTCCCGGAGGATTACGGCTCGAAGGATCTCGCCGGCAAGCCCGCGACCTTCGACCTCAAGATCACTGCAGTGAAGACGTCGGGCGAGACCAAGATCGACGACGATTTCGCCAAGGCGCTCGGCCTGCAGGATCTCGAGCAGCTCAAGGGACTGCTCAAGGGCCAGATCGAGCAGCAGCTCAATGGCCTGACCCGCACCTATATGAAGCGCAAGCTGCTCGACCAGCTCGCCGCGGGCCATGATTTCCCGGTGCCGCCGTCGATGGTCGACGCCGAGTTCCAGCAGATCTGGCACCAGCTCGTCCACGAGACCGAGCATGAGGCCGATCCGGCCGCCGCGCTCGCCGAGCTCGAGTCGGAGCGCGACGATTACTTCAAGATCGCCGAGCGCCGCGTGCGCCTCGGCCTGCTCCTCTCCGAGATCGGCACCGCCAACGGCGTCGAAGTCTCGCAGCAGGAAATGAGCCGCCTGATCGCGCAGGCCGCGCAGCAATACGGTCCCGAGGATCGCCAGCGTTTCATGCAATATGTCCAGCAGGAGCCGATGGCGGCCGCCCAGCTGCGCGCGCCGCTGTTCGAGGACAAGGTCGTCGACTATCTGTTCGACAAGGCCGAGATCAGCGACCGCGAAGTGACTCGCGAAGAGCTCGAAGCCGCGATCGAGAGCGACGAGGGCTTCGACACCGGCACGCATCATCACGATCACGACAACCACAAGCCCAAGGCCAAGAGGACTGCCGCCAAGAAGCCGGCTGCCGACGAGGCTGACGCCAAGCCCGCGAAGAAGGCCAAGGCCGAGCCCAAGGCTGAGGAAGCCGCGGCCGAAGAGCCCGCCAAGAAGGCCGCCAAGCCCAAGAAGGTCGAAGCCGCCGATATCGAGCCCGCAGCCCCCGGCGACGAACTCGTCGAGGCCGAGCCGGTGAAGAAGGCCGCGACCAAGAAGGCGCCTGCAGCCAAGGCCGAAGCAGCGGAAGAGGCTGCGGCCAAGCCCGCCAAGAAGGCGCCGGCGAAGAAGAAGGAAGGCTGATCTGGCCATCACCGTCACCCCGGCCTTGTGCCGGGGTCCACGGTGCATCCTGGCGTCAGACCAGAGGCTTGAGCATTTCCGCCAGCCTCTCGGTGAACCCCGGCACAAGGCCGGGGTGACGGAAATAGTGAGGTCCGTTCTCCGTCTGGGAGGGCGGGCCTTTGCTTATCGAGGTCTCGTCATCCCGGCGAACGCTGGGATCTCCCGCGGCATGCGAACTCCCGTGGCATTAGAATCCGGCTTTCGCCGTGATGACGCATGCGACACAAAATTATCGAACTGATATCGTTTCGGCTCTAAGGCAGCATCATGAGCGAACCGCGCATTGCCGTCCTTCTCCCCTGCTACAACGAAGAAGCCGCGATCGCGCAGACGATTGCCGGCTTTCGCGCGGTGTTCCCTGCCGCTGCGATCTATGTCTACGACAACAACAGCAGCGACCGCACGATCGAAGTCGCGCGCGAAGCCGGCGCCGTGGTCCGCAGCGAGCGGATGCAGGGCAAGGGCAATGTCGTCCGCCGCATGTTCGCCGATGTCGATGCCGACATCTATGTGATGGCCGATGGCGACGCGACCTATGATCCCGCCGCCGCACCTGCGATGGTCGCACGGCTGACCAGCGAGGGCCTCGACATGGTCGTCGGCACGCGGGTCCATGAGGCGGCCGAAGCCTATCGCCGCGGCCATGTCCTCGGCAATCGCGCGATGACCGGGCTGCTTTCGCAGCTGTTCGGCCGCAGTTTCACCGACATCTTCTCGGGCTATCGCGTCTTCTCGCGCCGCTTCGTCAAAAGCTTCCCGGTGCTGTCGGCGGGCTTCGAGATCGAGACCGAGATCAGCGTCCACGCGCTCGAACTCAAGATGCCGGTCGGCGAGGCCGAGACCCGCTATTTCGCGCGGCCCGAGGGCTCGGCGTCGAAGCTCAACACCTATCGCGACGGCTTCCGCATCGCGAAGACGATCGCCGTGCTCTATCGGATCGAGCGGCCGATGCTGTTCTTCGGGTTCATCGCCACCGTGTTCGCGATCATGGCGGTGCTCCTCGCCGTGCCGCTGGGCATCACCTATCTCCAGACCGGGCTGGTGCCGCGCTTCCCGACTGCGATCCTGGCGACGGGGCTGATGATCCTCGCCTTCCTCAACTTGTTCACCGGGCTGATCCTCGACACGGTGGTGCGTGGCCGGCGCGAGATGCGGCGGCTGGCCTATCTGGCGCAGCCGGGGCCGTTCAGCGACTGAGCTTCGCGCGTTGCCCTCGCAGGTGGTGAAGCATTCCGAGCACCGCCTCGACTGCGAGGAACGCGAGCACGCCGTGGACCAGCCACGAATAGCGCGGAACCGGCTGGACGAGCGCATAGGGCAGCGCGACCAGCCCGACAGTGAGCGCCAGCATCCCGTAGCCGGCTCGCCGCCGCCATATTCCGAATGCCAGTCCCGCCAGCCCGAGCAGGTGGATCAGGCTGATGGTGATCGCGCGTGCGTCGCGCATGTCTTCCCAGCCGGTGAAGTACATCTGCCAGCTTCGGGGAAAGAAGAATTCTCCCAGATGCCGCAGCCATAGCCGGGCGAAGCCGGTCGGATTGTCGGCGATCCACGACCAGGTCCGGGCGCCGAGCGCGCGGGCATAGGGCACTTCGCCGCCGGCCTCGCGCAATGCGGCTCGCGCGGCCGGGCTGTGATAGGGATGGATCTCGAGCAGGCGGTCGGCGAAAACCTGCTCGCGCGGCGCGTCCGACAATGCCGCCGGGTGGTTGGCGAGCGCGAATTCGAGCCCGAAATTGCTGCGGAGCAGGACCGGGGTGCCCAGCGCCTCGGCGTTGCGCAGCGCCCAGGGCGCCAGGAGCACGGCCAGCGCCGTGCCCGAGGCGGCTGCCAACATGGCAATCCGGGCGAGGGTCAGGCGGCGCAGCGCATATATTCCCCAACAGGCATAGGCTGCGATGCCCACCGGCGGCGAGACGAAGAAGGTGGCCGCGCCGAGGATCGCGACGATCAGGATCGTCCGCGCGGTTATTCCGCCGCGCTCCGCGACACGCAGCAGCAGCAACAGGTTCAGGCACATCAGGCAGACTGCCATCGCGCCTTCCCAATAGCGGAAATCGACGACTTCCTGCGAAACGAACGGCGTAACCAGCAGGAGCAGCGCAGTGCCCCAGCGCACCGTGAGCGGATCGGCGCCCAGTCGCACGAAGACGCAGCGCAACAGCAGGATCGCGCCGAAGACCTGGACGAGCGACCAGGCAAGCAGCGCCAGGTTGGCGGCAGGCGTGTCGATTCCGAACAGCCACATCAGCGCCGCCGCGATCGTGGGGT
This genomic stretch from Sphingomonas sp. LM7 harbors:
- the ruvX gene encoding Holliday junction resolvase RuvX codes for the protein MITTATPDFRAALPAGGRLLGLDVGTKTIGTALCDAGWSFASPATLVRRSKFTKDKATLAELIAKQQVKGLVVGLPLNLDGTDSPRTQSTRAFARNLDDMGLPTLLWDERWSTVAVERTLIEQDFSRARRAEMIDNMAAAHILQAAIDALVNA
- a CDS encoding DUF3089 domain-containing protein, with the protein product MARKFLYLIAVLIVLALAAAFAYRFYGVQLMRQFMVPGGEVVALPPPDRAAYARADMWIARPDKPGNPALWTPAGFKAAEKPRAAVFFIHPTSFLDTHSWNAPLDNEDANTRAALFLRGQASAFNSVGEIWAPRYRQATFGAFLTSKASAQQALDFAYRDVLAAFDAFVAQAGDRPIFLAGHSQGALHLSRLLVDRVAGKPIAKRIVAAYVVGWPVSVTADLPKMGLPVCTAPDQAGCILSWQSFSEPADPALIVDTFDATTGFTGQPRAGTPMVCTNPISGKPDDSAPALANLGTLIPDVNFQSAQMVTGRVPAHCEGRGFLTIGNDPPDFGQYVLPGNNYHVFDYSLFWANVRRDAERRLAAYKQ
- a CDS encoding DUF4153 domain-containing protein; protein product: MDTSQDAAPRDAARETPDWLARPLILGAIGLAAGLLVHLILGNGYGGNLSTLEAAALTGITLAAGLIGFTLERRLWWASLIFSLVLALVGALVVAWNGSPEDWSVGEGWRTVSLLLAVAIAAPLFQAARDEGARRFPYESVHDHAWTNVVLWVACWVFVAIVFALAWLLAMLFDLIKLDFLKELLEKNWFWRALIGLAFGAALGLLREHDGVVRLLQRVVAMVLAVLAPVLAVGLVLFVLALPFTGLNALWDATKSTTPILLCCVVGALILANAVIGNAPGQERRFPLLRYGAMGLAAVMLPLAVLATIAISLRTGQYGFTPERLWAIVFVALACLWGAAYLVALVRGRRDWAARVRPMNLALAFTVCGVALVLATPVVSFNAISTRDQVSRLESGKVTPEQFDWRALAFDFGAPGRAALKKLQGSANAVVRAKATEVAKAKGRWDVEQGDQLDKSRREVAANVRMLPQGTVMPEGLRDAIARQGMCSYKARCSLLMRDSHEAFLLQESCYPKPEAGEASSRFYTCGDASRFVLVGAEWKPSHALERKPVDTGALHTGYAAGAIEVRTLPRRQIFVGGVPVGEPFE
- the gatC gene encoding Asp-tRNA(Asn)/Glu-tRNA(Gln) amidotransferase subunit GatC, with amino-acid sequence MSVDTATVKKVASLARIAISDADAERLAPELNNILGWIEQLGEVDTANVDPMTAVIPNTLRLREDVVTEGGQRDAVLQNAPQGEHGFFTVPKVVE
- the gatA gene encoding Asp-tRNA(Asn)/Glu-tRNA(Gln) amidotransferase subunit GatA, whose product is MSPPNSSDVTDLGIAQLRDGIRLGTFSAREVADAFVVKVSKAKALNAFIVETPDHAIAAAKEADAARAAGETLKPLAGVPIGMKDLFATKGVQTTAASHILEGFKPVYESTVSGRLWGAGAGMLGKLNLDQFAMGSSNETSYFGNVISPWRRGGGDNAPLAPGGSSGGSSAAIAARLVPGATGTDTGGSIRQPAAFTGISGIKPTYGRCSRWGVVAFASSLDQAGPMARSVQDCAILLENMAGFDPKDSTSLDLPVPKWEDNLSGSLHGKKIGIPKEYRVDGMPAEIEALWQQGIDWLKDAGAEIVEVSLPHTKYALPAYYIIAPAEASSNLARYDGVRYGLRELAEGQNLQDMYAATRAAGFGDEVKRRILIGTYVLSAGFYDAYYTQAQKVRTLIARDFENAWAYCDLLLTPTAPSAAFALGEKSADPLAMYLNDVFTVPSSLAGLPAMSVPGGLDKGGLPLGLQIIGKPLDEQGVLNAGLAIEQRAGFTARPESWW
- the gatB gene encoding Asp-tRNA(Asn)/Glu-tRNA(Gln) amidotransferase subunit GatB; this translates as MAETSYRIQGDTGEWEVVIGLEVHAQVTSNAKLFSGAATEFGAEPNSQVSLIDAAMPGMLPTLNKECVRQAVRTGMAIGAVINKYSRFDRKNYFYADLPQGYQISQLFHPIVGEGQIEVSLDEKDPEAFTKTIGIERIHIEQDAGKLMHDQHPTRSYVDLNRAGVALMEIVSKPDMRSPAEAGAYLAKLRSILRYVGSCDGNMDQGSMRADVNVSVRKPGEEFGTRTETKNVNSVRFVMQTVEIEARRQVEVLESGGKIVQETRLFDPDRGETRSMRSKEDAHDYRYFPDPDLLPLELDDAFLDACRASLPELPDAKRRRYESELGLTAYNAAVLTADADAARWFEALVAESARVQKKGEQEVARAAANWLISDLFGALNRLGKDLDTSPVSPEQGAELLALAADGTLSGPLAKQVFEIMLETGDPAGKIVEERGLKQTSDTGAIEAVIAEVLAKNPGQLEQYRGGKEALFGFFVGQTMKAMAGKANPAVVNELLRKALAG
- a CDS encoding peptidylprolyl isomerase produces the protein MVRRLLLALALLLPVAALAQSAPTPPANPRVAFETAAGRFVVEVYADKAPVSAKNFLRYVDSKRLDGIVFYRTVKVADRFGFVQLGVQNAPAKMYPPVRHEPTSATGIKHLDGTLSMPRLAPGTARGEFTIMLGDQPSFDADPAKPGDNLGYAAFARVIEGMDVVLKVFDAPVSPTKTLQGSFKGEIPETPVKVLTVRRVAP